GACAGGACCTCCTTGACGACCTTCAGCACGCTCAATGCGCCTTCGACCAGCTTGATCAGGTTCTCGCCGGACGCCAGCAGCTCGGCCAGCTTGCCGGCGATCCGCGTGCCGCAGTCGACCGCGATCTGGACGCACTGCGGGATCGCCACCGCGATGCTCTGCCCGAACGTCGCCGGGGCCGCCGCCACCGCCTGGGTGATGATCGGGGTGATCTTGCCGACCGCCTCGGTGATCAGCTGGGTGACGTCCGCGACGACCTTCGCCACCACCTCGCCGGCCGCGATCATCGCCTTGGCCGAGGTGAGCGAGGTCTCGGCGATCGACAGGATGCCGTCGGCCAGCTCGGTGCCGGTCTTCAGGTAGTCGGTGGAGGCCTCGCCGGACCACTCGCTGGTCTCGTCGCCGACGGAGGACCGGTACTCCTCGGCGACCGACGTCGCGTCCCGCCCGGCCGTGTCGAACTCGGTCGCGCCCGAGGTGACGGAGTCCGGGTCGCCGCGCAGCTGGTCGAGCGGCTCCTCCAGGAACGAGATCATCGGCGTGAGGAAGCCGACGCCCGCGCTGTCCAGGGCCGACAGCGGCCGTTCGGTCGAGCCGAGCGCACCCAACGGGGCGGGCTGTCCTCCGGCCAGATCGGACGACAGCCACTCCTTGTTGTCGACGGCCGCACCGGCGGCCCGCAGTTCGGCGAGCAGCGCGTTGATCCGTGCCACGTCCGTTGCCGGCTCGGCCACCTCGGACCGGGTCAGTGTCGTCACCACCGGAAGCCCTCCCCCATGGTCGCCTCGATGCCGGTCAACCCGGTGGCGCTGTCGTCGTCGGTCCGCTCGTACTGGTCGGCTGCCTGCCTCAAGCCGCTGCTGACCTTGTCCAATGTGGAGGCGGCGTGGCCGAACGCGTCGAGCGTGGTGGCCATCGCGCCGCCCAGACCGGCGGTGAGGAAGCCGGCGAACGAGCCCAGCGACTGCTCGCCGAGCGAGTCCGGCAGCCGGGTGCCGGACTCGCTGAGCAGGTCGGCGCGGCCGGCCAACGTGCGAGCGTGCGCGCGCAGCTGCTCGGGGTCGACGGTGAAGGCGTCCGCGGTAGAAGGGCCTGTGGTGGGAGCGTCTGCGCCGGTCATCGCGTGACCTCCGCGGGCTGGTGCTCGGTGATCCGTTCCAGCGCCTCGCCCTCACCGAGGTAGCCGGCCATCACCTCGGTCATCCGCGCGCCCGCCAGCCGTTGTGCCTCACGGGCGGTGGCGACGATGAGCACGGCGAGCGCGTCCACCTCCAGCTTTCGGGCCGCCGGCGTCAACGTGACCTGGTCGAGCACTCCCCCGGCGTTCACCGTCACGGTGACCTCACCTCGCGGCGATGTCGCGCTCGCTCCCACCTCACGCAGGCTCGCACTCGCCGCACGGGCGCCGTGCGCCGCCCGTTCGAGCCGTTCCCGGTAGTCCGCCAGCCACTGTGCTGAA
This is a stretch of genomic DNA from Saccharothrix ecbatanensis. It encodes these proteins:
- a CDS encoding WXG100 family type VII secretion target, giving the protein MVTTLTRSEVAEPATDVARINALLAELRAAGAAVDNKEWLSSDLAGGQPAPLGALGSTERPLSALDSAGVGFLTPMISFLEEPLDQLRGDPDSVTSGATEFDTAGRDATSVAEEYRSSVGDETSEWSGEASTDYLKTGTELADGILSIAETSLTSAKAMIAAGEVVAKVVADVTQLITEAVGKITPIITQAVAAAPATFGQSIAVAIPQCVQIAVDCGTRIAGKLAELLASGENLIKLVEGALSVLKVVKEVLSFIGEQSQSAGPAAKPAAEPTAKPADPTSPTTDEPA
- a CDS encoding WXG100 family type VII secretion target, which produces MTGADAPTTGPSTADAFTVDPEQLRAHARTLAGRADLLSESGTRLPDSLGEQSLGSFAGFLTAGLGGAMATTLDAFGHAASTLDKVSSGLRQAADQYERTDDDSATGLTGIEATMGEGFRW
- a CDS encoding YbaB/EbfC family nucleoid-associated protein; translation: MDSAQWLADYRERLERAAHGARAASASLREVGASATSPRGEVTVTVNAGGVLDQVTLTPAARKLEVDALAVLIVATAREAQRLAGARMTEVMAGYLGEGEALERITEHQPAEVTR